The Notolabrus celidotus isolate fNotCel1 chromosome 16, fNotCel1.pri, whole genome shotgun sequence genomic sequence TGGTCATTTGTGTTCTCACAGTGGAATGTCCTGGTCTCTGGATCCCGTTCTGCTCCCATGAGGATAATGGCTGCGTGGCTgcttgcatgcatgcatgcacactcacaAAGTACTTTTGCCCCTTTCGCACTGACTGTTTTGGTCACTTGAGTTGGGTCATGGACAGAGATGGAGAAGGAAAGCCAAACCATGGGAATTCTGGGATTGCAGAtgacttatttttacttatGACCATAGTATTTAAGCTatgaagaaagagggagagagagggccaCAGCTGAATAATGGAGCTAGGATCAGCGCCAGTTAGCACACTGATGGACTGAAAGCGGTACAGAAATGTGCAGActtaaagaaaggaaatgagcatgTGAAaactatatttatgtttaaagtatTGTGAAGAAAtatcattttttgtattattattttgctgAAAATAAAGCTTAAACTACCAAAAATAACACTCAAAAATTACTAATTTTTGGTAAGtttattaaagggatagttcaacttttttaaagtggggttcTGTCAGAAAGCCCATGTGCCCATGAAGTATAAGCAACTTCAGTTTTGCCTTATACCCTGATTGTTACATTGTGCATTTTGGTATCAATTCCAAAGAATgcaaatgcagaaaaacaaatgctGAACTTTATCTGGCTGACACAGTGAAGTCTGTAGAATTTGTTTCTTAATGAGGTGACCTATCCTGCCGATCATGGGTTGGGTCACTATGCAATGAAAAAACATGAGAGCTGAAAACTTACTATGAAGATGCACTCCCATTTGGCTTTTATAGTTTTCCAAAGTAACTTCTGATGATCTGAGAAAGTCCAAAAACAATCAGTAAGGCAGGAAAATCTGGAGTaatgcagactgcagccatGAGCTGCTGGTATTCTCTGATTCACTCCTGAAGTTGTAGTTATTATCAAGTCCACTCTCACTGTGTTGTCAGCAGAAGCTCTCTTGGTTCAAACTCACAGTTTACATATCTGCCACACCAGGTCactgggatctctcctgctctcaagTTAGCACAGAAGctactccccctctctcttcagtcTAATGAGTCGTTCTTCCTTCTCTACACAGCTGGTTCCTACAggtgtcctcttgtgtccacagtaaaagGCATTTCATTGCCACTGTCAAAATCCCCAAGTTTctagtttggttgtatttttttaaagcctgatGACCCCAACCAGATCAGCGCACTGCAGCTGGAAGAACTAAAAATAGTGTGAAAAAGAAGGGGCTTTCTGACGACAAAGTGTGCAACAGTTTCTAATAGAGTAACCCCGGttcaaaaaactgaactaaGCAAACGTATAgcttttaattaatctattgaCGTATTATTTACCTCATACAAAATACACTACATGCTATACAGAAAATATATTCCATACAAGTTGGCCTCTTGTAGTCACAGTGGTTTTATTCCCTTCCTTCTCTGAATACAGGGACCAGGTTTCTGTGTGTGGAAAACGTCTCTGAAGTGTGTATTCCCTCTGTGTCCAACCACACTTTCCACTATCCAAATACTGTCACAATACGGAGGCACTGAATCACTCAAGAGAAAGCACTCTGGGAATAACAGAACGGCGAAGGTGTGGGAAGTGGATGAGCCAGGATATCATGAGCACAACCTCCAGAGGGAAGAAAAATTGGGGAGGATAACTTTGATTAATGGCTGTTTTCAAATCCATAGCTCTTGCTGTACAAGGAGAGAAAATGCATCAATTATTTGCCGGTAAAAGTTCATACAAGGTGGAACAGCACTTTGAGCTGGCTCTATTTAATATCCCCTGGAGAGCACTGACTGCTAACGCTGTTTTCTTGGAAGGCAATTGATAAAATCAGAACTCAGCACCTTCCACAAAGGTGCTCGCCAAGGCTCTGAATGAATGTAGCCATATGTCTTTTCAGGGTGGCAGCTGCAGCGCTCTGCACTACGGCACTCATTTCCAGCAATTACTGAACTGTCTCCATGATGATAAGCACTTATCTAGAGCAGGAAAGGTGGATTATGGGAAATTTAAGAGAGAGGTTGTCATAGAATAAACAGTTTGAACTGCATTAGGCTGAAGAGGAActaaagataaaaaacacaatattttcAACTGCAGCTTCATCCAAAGGTTTTATGATTGGGTAATGAAAGGATGATTGTCAGTCTCCACTGTGGAATGTGTTCTTATTGTGGGCAGCTCCTCCCTGTGTTGAGGATAAATTGGCACAAACTGTACAGAAAACAATCCAAATAGAGCCTGCTGAAGCTGCCCAGTTCAATGTCTGTTCATGAAAACTTGGCTGGCATTCCCGTGCAGTCTTGTTATCTCAGTACAGGTGGGTGGGTTCATTTTTGCGCACTTGCAAGCATGTGTCAATGTGATTGTTCACGTGTGTGTTCTCTCAAAAGCCAGAGGGTCAGGGAACAGATTGCTCAGGGCGGCTCGTATCTGCCCACTGCCGCCACCAAAGCCAGCAGCGGAACAGCGGAGCTCCCTTTCACTTCTATCAAGACGGAGCAGCCCTGATGACCAGCTCCATTCTTTTCGTAGAGTAAACTCTCACCTCCTGTTCACTGAAGCAAATGTAAACCTTCAGGATGAAAACAACAGTGCAGGTTATTTGCTGCttcaacacacatttttttcttgagTCAACCCCTGCCTGCTGGAAAAGTACCCACCCCCCGAGTCAAGTCCCTaacagaggagatgaaagtgATGTTTTGACTACATATTTCTCTGACGGGCAATACGACttcagcctctttttttttcccattcatgttaTTCATTATTCACGTCTAAGCTATTTCCCTAACTTAAGGCAATCCAACAAGACTGCTTACTGTTTTGAGAGGATGTAGCAATAAAGCCAGACAATGTAGATATTTGTTTAAAGCTGTGCAAATAAAATCAGTGGGAGTCATTAGCTGGGAAGACCCCATCCCTGCGACAGGTCATCCTTAACGGTCATACACACAGCCTCTGGGATCAGCTGCTATTCTGACCACGCTTCCTGACATTGTTGAAGTCACTGCTGATGCATTTCCTCTCACTGTTGGTGAAGCTGCATGTGGCTGGTCACACAAAGAAAGATCTCTCAGTTTGGTGAATGGAGTtatacacacactctgcttGAAACGCATTATACAAGCTTTCAAACTGTGGAGGATATCAGAGTGTCTTTAGGGGGCATTTTTGGGCTCCTGTAAAAGCGGTGAAAAGATAAGTGTCATcaatgatgttttatttatgtggcTTTAAGTGAGAAGGAAAACTTTGttttaactggcagaaaccttgagaagaaacagacacatagttaacagccatctgctttgatTAGATGGGCCAAGGATGTGGGATACAGGGAGACgaagaatagagagagagagagatggagagagaggagagagagagccgagagagatggaggacgagagaggagagagagagagagagagagagagagagagagatgagagggacgaagagagaggggagagagagagaggagaggagaggagcgagagatgagagagagatggagaggagagatgagagagagcgagagagagacaaagcagTAGATAACAGACTTGATTTGGGTCTATAATGCCCATGATAATAGTGGAATGATGTATAAAGCttgaaataatacattaaaaatatatgaCTGATGATAATAGTTGTAAAGATGGACATCAAACAGGTCCAAATATTACATTAACAACCTTTAGAATGATAGTATAaggatatttttgttattgatgTTTTCTCAGTTTGAGCCAAGAGAGTCCACAGTAGCAGGTGCTCCTCAACAATCTACAGGATCCTCTGACACAAAAGAGCTCAAAAACATGCATTAGTGGGACATATGCATACTGGTAGAGACAAGGAGAAATAAAGGAGATCAGTGTGTCaattcccccagcagtctaagcctatggcagcatAAGCGTTGGTCCAAACTTGAGCCAGCCCAAATGATAAGCTTCATCACAAAGGAAAGTTTcaagcctgctcttaaaaggAGAGAGGATGTCTGCCTCCCAAACTCTGACcagtagatgattccaaaggaaaaAGGCCTGATAACTggaggctctacctcccatactttATACAAAGACTTGTGGTACCACACATAGCCCTTTATTTTGGGAGCCCAATCTTTTAGAAAGGTAATAATGCACCATTATATCTGAAAGAGCTCAAAGTGCCCTAACGTCAATGGCTGTATTCATAATGCTTAGTACAAAGCGTTGCTGCAATTGATGAAGTTCTAAGAAAACTTGTATCATGACATTTTCTACAAATTACCCCTTAAAGTTAAGTTTAtatccaaagaagaagaaagttatTCTCAAAGCGAATTGGAAAACACACTGACAAAGGAGCTAATGTGAAAAAGATTTTTGGAAGTAGTGAGGAGAACTTTcggaaagacagaaaaataggGAAATGTTTCTGAAATGATGAATGGCAGTGAGATAATCAAATGCAAACTTGGTTTTTATGCTGTTATAATTTTAGCGCTCAACAACGCAACAATGCAAAAGCACAGATAATGAAAGTTAACATATCATTAACATATTTGACAACTTGAAAATGCAACAATTTCACCAGTGATTCTGTTTTCACAGCGGGACAGCCTCGTGTAGGGAGGCTTGTTATAACGACAAAGCAAAGATtaacatcagcaacaacaagCTGCTCAAAATGATTGAAACAACAGCATTAAAGGctttaataaaacatgatgtCGCAATCAAGGGTAATATGGGAGCTTTAGGCAATTCTCATTTAGGTAAGTCTCACAGCCCTGCTCTGAGCTTGAGGGTCTCAAAAGAGTCCACTTTAGTGCCAAGTTAACCACAACAGGCTTTGCTGTTGTCATACTTCCTGCCAGCTGTGCTTCTTAAAGCCCTGAATGTCATTAGGAAGCACTCTGGCACCAAAAAAAAGGCAATCTCACGCTCAAGCACACTCAACGTTACAATCATGACCTCAATGTAAAACCTCAGAgtttcacacacactgtaaatgGGATCAGCAGGGCTCAAAATAGGAAGCTACAGAGTCAGTGAGGTCATCAAGTTatgcaacatttatttatttaggatGTAATTAGTGTAATTAGCCTCCAAGAGCAACGACCACCTTCAGGGTTTAGTGTTATATTTAAAGCGTGTGTACGTGTGGACACACACCATCTCGTGTGCCagcttcctttcttttcctctatgTATATGCACAATGTCAACACACAACTTTCTCTGTATCCGTAACAATGTCACGTCCAAGCGCCCTGTCCTTAATATGAGCGTTTGTGCTTCTGGAGCAGTTCCTAAATTTAAACCCTGGACAGGAAGTgggtttgtgtctgtttcctgttgCAGTATTGTTTCTCCCCAGGGATCGGCCGTTTGGGATTGTTCACCCTGACAATGGGGCTGCAGTGGGTATGTTGCATTGTTTCGTTTTCGTTCCCCTGTGTTTAGCTGACCTCATGTCACGGCTGCCCCATCAAAGCCGGTGAAGGATGAGGGAACTGGGCAGAGTGCCGGCTGTGTGGCTGGAGTCAATTAGGGGAGCTGGTACCACTTATGGCTCGCAGTGCGcacttgtatgtgtgtgtgtgtgtgtgtatgtgtatgaagtGGGATGCTGTGCAGCTTGTGCATGTTTATTTGGCTATTTTTGTTCAAGATAAATGCAGGTAGGTTTTAATACTTAATAAACAATATTTCTGATCTGAGCAATGGAGAGTGACATTTTTCTCAAGGTTTATGtccatatttttaaattttaagttACACTTAGTTCTCCAATAGGGTGGGATCAGATGACTAAATGTGCTTTTGGACCAGAAGTTTCAGGAACTACTCTTCCAGGAACTAAATAGTTGTTGTCTGAATTACAGCTGCAGGCTAAAGGCCCAGGGTGATTTTGCAAATAAGGCtaatcagaaacattcagcattgcaggcccagCCCTTCATAGTTCCTGGACCTCTGAAAAGTTATACCCCCAAGTAAGTGCTTTTCTGGGGGAGATTtactaccccagaactaaatttagaccctggttcctgcggtCAACAAGCACCATACACTgcctcaaaaaaataaagggaacacttaaaaattacaatgtaactccaaatcaatcacacttctgtaatatcaacctgtccagttaggaagcaacacttgtttgtgaatcaatttcacctGCTGCTGTGCAAATGGAACAGCCAACAGAtggaaatgagaggcaattagcaagacaaACCCTATACaggaatggttctgcaggtggaggccacagaccatttcctgtcctcatcctttctgcctGAATTTTGGTCCCTTTGCCTTTTTACCAGTGCCCTCACCACTAGAGGTAGCATGCGGCGGTGTCTGCAACCagagagcaggttcacactgagcacgagacagacgtgacagagtctggagacgCAGTGGAGAACATTCTActgcctgcaacatcctccaTCCATGACCGGTTTGGCAgtgggtcagtgatggtttggggaggcatatccttggatggccgcacagacctccatgtgctagcagaggtaccctgactgccattaagTACCGGGATGAAATCCTCAGACCCATTGTAAGACCATatgctggtgcagtgggtccTGGGTTCCTTCTGATGCATGTCAATGCCCGGCCTCCTGtggctggagtgtgtcagcagttcctccatgatgaaggcattgatgttatggactggcctgcccatttccccagacctgaatccaatagagcacATCTGGGGCATCATGTCTCGTTCCATCCACCAACGGCACGTcgcaccacagactgtccaggagtGGATTGATGCCCTGATCCAGGTCTGGGAGGAGATCCCTCAGGAGAACATCCGTTGTCTTATCAGGAGCATGCCCAGACATTGTAGGGAGTGTATACAGGCacgtggaggccacacacactactgagcctcattttgCATTGTCTCgaggaatttccacagaagttggatcagcctgtgatctgattttccactttgattttgagtatgattctgaatccagaccttgatgggttaatgattttgatttggttctcaacacattcactttgtaatgaataagattttcaactggaatatttcattaattgtgatctaggatgggttgtttgagtgttccctttattttttagaGCAGTGTAGTTCCTTGGGAAagccctagttccagggtaaagttcctgcggtggagaAAAGCACCTTAAATGTAATGTCGAAGGTGCTCCATATGGTGACAAACCACAGTTACTCACTTTCCAACTCTGCAGGCCACCCTCCCTGCTGTGGAGCATTTTAGAGTCTTTAagcctgttgttttgttttggttgtttgtcATTGTGGTGTAGACTCAGCTGCAGGGGAGCGATGTGTGGAAGGGGTTTATGGGCGCAGTGTCAGAgttaattaacacaggtgtaaACTGTTCACTGATTGCTCTCCTTTCACCTGTAGTGGCATGCTGGACCTggctcagagagacagagacagctggaggagcaaggctgagCTCTTCACTGAAGATGTGTAATTTGATGGAATTCACCGGGCTAGCTTTTGATAAAGGAAGTGTATTTCTGTTAAGCAAAGGAATGTGTTTGAGCAGTTAAAAGTAAGAACCTGTAATTGGAAGCAGTGTGGTCATTGTGCTGAGGTGAACCTTAATGACAGTCTCGTGTTACAGTTAGCTTGGTTTACTTGAAGGCCTGCCAAACAATTAACTCTCCTTCAATACGATTAATCACCAAATTCCAATAATCACACTTTCAATCGCATGTTTAGAatttgttgttttacatttcaaaacagcACAGCTACAGTGCTTCTTTGTTGATGGGGATCACATGTAGATCTGAGTGCATCTCTGTTACTGTGCAATCGGGCGATCATACTCAGTGTGGAGTCCATCTGGTGTAAGTCTAGAATTTAAGGCTCTGACTGTTGTCCCTTCTTCACTTGTACTCGGTGCAGTTCTGCTGCACTTGCTGGATGATGATCGAAGTGTCCAACCAGTTGTGGCATTTTGTCAACACATTCTCgaaaccacagactgaaatagtAACAGACCTCTGTAAACTGTGCGCAATGAATGGCTTGCGTTCATGTGGCCAGAAGTTTGGTATAAGAAAATCtctctgtatggagagcaaaagcagaaaGAACACAGTCCAGCCTAATGCCATCCTGATTTCCCTTGGCTGTCATCTGACaacattttgtctttctctATAAATACTATCTTTATGCAAGTGCAGCTATCAGTATGTATTTTTGACAACATAAAACCACTGTATGGTAACATCAGATTTATGAGGAACCAATGATGTCAGGTAATGTCTAACCTAAAATGCATGCTAGCTTTCACATGTTTCACATCCTTTTATTGTCCCTGTGACTATCACATTTCCACTTGCCCTACAAATGTGAGATTTGTTCGCAGTTTATTAGGTTTCCTGACTATGTATAGGTTTGATATACAGCAATAGTCTACCTCTGTTCCTGGattcagtggtgtgtgtgtgtgtgtgtgtgtgtgtgtgtgttgtgtgtgtgtgtgtgtgtgtgtgtgtgtgtgtgtgtgtgtgtgtgtgtgtgtgtgtgtggttgtttaACATGGGATGTGGTGCCCTTCCAGCAGGCAGACGGCTCTATTGTTTCCTGCTACAGAGGGAACACCGTCTCCAGCCTGTCCACTCAGGATGTCGGATTGAgcctccttaaaaaaaaaagaaaaaaggaactgCCAGCATCACTCGCACCCATTATCCCTATCATCCAGTGAGAACAATGGAGCACCTCCAAACATCCCTTCCCAGGAGCCTCTGTGCTTGGTTCCCACAGTACTGTCCAGTTCTGCAGAGCATAGCCATTGTTAGATGTCCGACCTGTCCTCTGATTGTTCcctggaggacacacacacctttcacACCCCTAAACACTCACAACACCTCTTGTTAACTCTCTCTATTACAGTTTAATTTAGCTGTAGCCTcacatccacctctccatccttaGTAGTTTCAGATGGAAACTTCCAGCAGCTTGAAGTAATTGTGACATGCACCACACCAGAGTGGAGCGGGTCATTCCACAGATCACAAAGTAAAGTGCAGATTTCAAGCTGATGACTGCTGATAACACAGCAGTCTACACTCTATTGCCAGTGTAAATCAGGGCCTCATAATTTTCCCCCATTTCACTAAGGGCAGGGTAATGTAGCAGAACTTCTCCTGGCACACAAGTAAGGTTACCATCCTTTAATTCAGAGAGCTCCTGGGGCTAAGATGGACATTTTTAGTTTCATTACTTCTCACAGGAGAGACTGCAGGATTGGAGTAAACATGTCAACAGAAGAGTGGAGAATCCCCTCTAAAAGCCTGCTGTTAAATCACGTGACTTGGTTTAAGGAGCTCCATAAAGTTATCTCATTTTGCAGTGTTTTATGACACCGGCAACTTCTATGCCTTTAATTAGTCATGGATTCTTATTAAAGTTTTTCTTCCCTAACCACATCACTGCTCTTGTTGTAATAATGAAGGCAAtaaagtttttattgattgaataTGTGGAAACTTTTGCCCCCTTTCTGCCAACAAATGTCGGGTAAAGGCAACATCCTCCTCCATATTCTTAGAGTACTATAtcatccaaaataataataacaacatcattTCAACCAGTTTATAAATCATTAAAGTAGGACTGCTTTCTCCTTCGATAACATATCTCACTGATTTTATGCtacaggaaggaaagagagcTGCCCTTATAAGGATAAAGTTAATTTTAGCCTCATGTTCTCCTCATGTGTGTTTCAGTAGGAATGTTTACTCACAATTATCTATGTTGTTTTACATGAAACTCCTTAGTGATGAAATGCATTTCAAAATTAACAACCTAAATCAGTTTCCAAACACTTAAATAGGGTATATACACACTGCATCAATCACCACATCAGGGCTAGCTTGCGCACTGTTATTCTTGCCCAATGAAAGCTTAATCCAGTTTTCTCTTCGCAGGCCTTAAACTTCAAACACGGTTAACCAGTCTTGTATGTAATACTATGATCAAGCTGTTATGATCCTTCTTATTCTCACTTGGGTGGTTATAGGTTTGACTGTTTAATCTATGAAAAGAGTGTGCTTATTTTGAAGCAAAGCCAACATGAGCAGAGAATTAAAACCACTATAAGCAGTCAAATGAATTAGATTGTTACCGCTGTCACTGTGCTTGTTTAATTAGATAGCATGAGTGAATTCAGTTGTGTAGTGGAGTAATTAAGCAGAGTGTTATTGCAGCTGATTTTGGTTTTATAATATACCTCATCAACTGGCTCCACATTAGAATAAATCCTCTGAAAAACTCTCTGTGCTTTCATTGTGAGTAAAACGAGGAGAATCAGGTGCGTAGATATCACATCCAGGTGAGATGTTGTTCCCTGCGTTGCCATTTTAACCTGTTGCACTTTCTCCAGTGCCATTTTGCCTCCAGCAAGGTTGTCAGTTGGAAACTACCATTCACTACATCAGCAAGGGGACAGTGGCATATTGGAGGCATCTCCCTTCCAGCCCCTGCAGTCCTCTAGGGATGTCAGACCCATACTGATGTCCTTCCTCTTCAGCCAAAGCCCAGAAGCTAGCTTTACCTGCCTCTTCTCCTAGCTCCTTTACAACTTGGTGCAGGTTTAACCCGTGAAGCCAAAACCCTGGAGTAGCTGGACAACCGCACTGCTGTTTAAGCCTCTGTATCCATCCTCTACTGGGTAACCTTAGCTTTCCAGCCCGCCTCTATCACTCTGCTGCCAGTTGACATTGATGGGTTGCTGTGATGCCCTCCTCCCAAGGGATGGAAAGCTCAATGATGAGGACCATTTTCCACACCGCAGATCACACATCATGATGTCTGGCCAAAGAGACCACCTGGTTTCTTAGGTCCACCAACATCCGCCCTTCTGCACAAGTCGGAGTATGGTGTTCCTAATGTGCCTGTTCATTGAGTCTTGGCTCCTTGGGATGCTTCCTTTATGTGGAAGCACTCCTGCACAGTTGctatatgttgtgttttatggGATTCACTTTTCTATTAAAGCAGTCACCTTTtaggtttggttctgtttttgaGCAGAGCTTATTCGTTAGTTATGCAGGCCGTGTATCTGACAAGCAATGAAAGCAATATTGTGATGTCAATTATGACTAATGCTCTACCTGAAGGTGATGTTTCTAAAAACCATTGTGCCAACAGAAAGGAATTTCTCATCTGTGTGATTCAAATCCCTAATGGCTGTATGGCTCACCCTAAATAATCAGTCATGAATTAACTATCTGTTAATAAGCTTGGGCTTCTTAATTTAGGCTTAAAGAGTTTTTTCTCAGGGATCAGCAGCATGCACACGTGAAACAAACTTTGATTAACATAATAATCAATACTTTTTTAATcaactggtgtttttttttttgttaatcttTTCCCAGGACACAGACTTGTCCACAGGTCGGATTCCAAAAGGTGAATGAGTTAACCGTTTCCCCCATTTATCACGGCTTTGTCTACCGTGTTCCCTCGAAAACAATTTCCTTCTTGAGCAGAATAGGCAGACTCATTGCTTCCTTCCTCTGACTTTGATGTCACTTTCTGTCCTTGGCTGCAGTTTGGTTTCATAATAGCGTGGGACCTGATACGAGCTTGGACCTGCATGTGaagtgaaaaaaactgaaactacAAACTCAACAACAGGAACAAGTGATGACAAAATGCCAGAATTTATCGATCAGTTTACAACAGCAGGCGTACACACAAAGTTCCTTTATGctcacatttttcaaaacacataTAATCTAAACACTAAGTTTGCAAACCACCCAGActtcaaaaaaataatatgTAGATGTTTCTGACAGTAGGACTAAGTAGCTTAAACTTCCTGAGAGACCTCCCACACTGTTGGCTTATTGTCACATACCATCAAAGGATACATGAGATAAAAGAAGTACAACTCAGACGTGTCTTGCTTTCTTTGCTTTGATTGTGACAATAAGAAGTCCTGTCTTAACATTCACAGAAGattaaaagagaaaacacatttgTGACAGGCTTCAATGagggacaaaaaaaatacatttgtgtCATAGTACACACAATAGATTTAAATAATGCCACAAAATGACTTATTCTGATCCAACCCAGTCTTTAGGTCAACATTGGGCACCCAGAGGTTTGATGTTTGAGGTGTTGCTAGTATAGTGTCATTGTTTTGTTACAGGTCCATGCACAAACAGGCATGAGCAACATgaaaggaagaataaaaacacacagcacataCATTTGAGTCAATAAAAGACCAAGAACATGTGCAGCTTCGACAATAAAGTCTGTGTTGTTAAAGATGTATTACATTTACACAGGTATGCTAATGCTTCTTGGTGCCCAATGCATGGCTAAAGTGAtggaaagagtgtgtgtgtgtgtgtgtgtgtgtgtgtgtgtgtgtgtgtgtgtgtgtgtgtgtgttccataTCCTCTGGCTCATCCACTCTGCTTCCAGTGCGCCACCTTCCTGCTGGGTGCGTGCAATCACAAGTCTCTCCCACACCCACATGTGTTAGCTCTTCTCAGATCGGTTCCTGTTCAGAGCTGCTTTAGGTGCGAACTCCAGTTTGTCTTTCAGGCTCAGAACCTGGGTGCTGTCtgtacccatctgttcctgcagcttcctctcctcccttagCTCCGCAACGCTCTTGTCCTCCCGAGGTTTGGGAGTCCCTCTGACAAACCACTCCAGGTGATAGCCCACTGCTCCCACCACAAAGGCCACAGGGAAGGTGACGTAAGGGGTGTAGGTTCGCATCGCTGTCCAAACTATGGGCCACATGACTGCATGCAGCTTTTGCTCCCAGATACTGGACAGggaaagaaaaatatttgattGGAACAAATGTAGCTTAAAAAGATGACAAATAcaagaaaacagcagcacagatACATAAGGAGATAACACAAAAGATCGTCTGATTCATACATATATCTTATTTAACTTCTCTGATCTCAGAAGTGACAAGCCTTTCTTCTCAGCTGGTTCCCCCTTGTGGTTTGAGGCTGAATCTGATGCTTAaaccacttttcttttttgatacAGTATGTagctacattttaaaatacacttCTTCAATGTGACAGTGCTTATGTAAGAACAATAAATACATCTTtccatgtgaccaatcacaaaCATGGCAAGTCTACGGTCTGTAGATTGTCATATTTCATCAAGTCTGGGCAAACTATGATAACTtgaaaacatgatgaaatgCAACATGCACTCCAGACTAGTATCAGCACAGCTGCAGTAACAAATGCAGGAGGAACACctagaagaaaaacactgaatgcaCAAATGAATGCTTGTAACCTCACTTTGTCTTCATTAGTGCACAATAGATGTGACTTTTATATAAACAGTCCTGTTATATGGAGCTGAATGCTTTGTCGCTCAGATGTGTTCTTAAGGGGAGAATGCCAGTCTCAGATGTTTTAGCAGCAGCCCTGAGGGGATCATATGGAGTGTTTGGAGGTCATGAAAGAGGAACATGAAAGTATCAACAACATTGAAGGCATTAAGGAGGATGCTTTATCTTACAAGTAAAACAATCAGGCAACACTGCTTTAATGATTTAATCAATTTCTGCTGACTAAGTATTTTACTAATGAATCAATGAATGTCTTTTATTTGTACGTTTATAACATC encodes the following:
- the smim12 gene encoding small integral membrane protein 12 — protein: MWPIVWTAMRTYTPYVTFPVAFVVGAVGYHLEWFVRGTPKPREDKSVAELREERKLQEQMGTDSTQVLSLKDKLEFAPKAALNRNRSEKS